The Desulfovibrio sp. Fe33 genome includes a window with the following:
- a CDS encoding OmpA family protein gives MTQSRKPLLLILALMLTFSFAFAATANAKMVKKVDNFILFLDQSGSMAMKNADGMKKNEKAKSDMAALNAAIPALDYNSAVALFAPFQVQCPPKAYSEATVAAAIDSINTDYAIFNRRTPMGVGLDEINPTLAKMSGKTALIIFTDGESNYGADPIAVAKNMYAKYGNNLCVHVVSYAETAQGQAVVDGIRAAFPCSVAADGATFADAAALNQYAKDVFYSEVADPAPAPVVMAPAPAKEVVTFNLNFGFDKYQITDEMIPVLEQAKMILEEDSAATYEISGHTDATGTEAYNQGLSERRANSVMKWLTDNGIASDRLEAKGYGEMAPKYDNSTKEGRKLNRRVEIQTK, from the coding sequence ATGACACAATCCAGAAAACCCCTTTTGTTGATCCTTGCATTGATGCTTACGTTCTCGTTCGCCTTCGCCGCAACGGCCAACGCCAAGATGGTCAAAAAAGTCGATAACTTCATACTGTTCCTCGACCAGTCCGGCTCCATGGCCATGAAAAACGCCGACGGCATGAAGAAAAACGAAAAGGCGAAGAGCGACATGGCGGCCCTGAACGCCGCTATCCCGGCCCTGGACTACAACTCGGCCGTGGCCCTGTTCGCGCCGTTCCAGGTTCAGTGCCCGCCCAAGGCCTACTCCGAAGCCACTGTCGCAGCGGCTATCGACTCCATCAACACCGACTATGCAATCTTCAACCGTCGGACTCCCATGGGCGTCGGCCTTGACGAAATCAACCCGACTCTCGCCAAGATGTCCGGCAAGACCGCGCTGATAATCTTCACCGACGGCGAGTCCAACTACGGCGCCGACCCGATCGCGGTCGCCAAGAACATGTACGCCAAGTACGGCAACAACCTGTGCGTCCACGTTGTCAGCTACGCCGAGACCGCCCAGGGCCAGGCCGTTGTTGACGGCATCCGCGCCGCCTTCCCCTGTTCCGTGGCCGCCGACGGCGCCACCTTCGCCGACGCCGCCGCGCTGAACCAGTACGCCAAGGACGTCTTCTACTCCGAAGTCGCCGATCCGGCTCCGGCTCCGGTCGTCATGGCTCCGGCTCCGGCCAAGGAAGTGGTTACCTTCAACCTGAACTTCGGCTTCGACAAGTACCAGATCACCGATGAGATGATCCCGGTCCTGGAACAGGCTAAGATGATCCTGGAAGAAGATTCCGCCGCCACCTACGAGATCTCCGGTCACACCGACGCCACCGGCACCGAGGCCTACAACCAGGGTCTGTCCGAACGCCGCGCCAACTCCGTCATGAAGTGGCTCACCGACAACGGCATCGCTTCCGACCGCCTGGAGGCCAAGGGCTACGGCGAGATGGCTCCCAAGTATGACAATTCCACGAAGGAAGGACGTAAGCTCAACCGCAGGGTTGAAATCCAGACCAAATAG
- the rfaD gene encoding ADP-glyceromanno-heptose 6-epimerase gives MYIVTGGAGFIGSAMVWKLNTMGIDDILVVDNLSTSEKWNNLVGLKYQDYLHRDQFLKFILEGEDPFKTEAVIHMGACSSTTERDADFLMENNYRYTQYVCRFCMAHDARFINASSASTYGDGEFGFDDDEDGIDRLRPLNMYGYSKQLFDLWAKDAGILDRIVCLKFFNVFGPNEYHKDDMQSVICKAHAQILETGKLKLFKSYRDEYPDGGQKRDFVYIKDCVDIMAWFLENRDKGGIFNVGTGTARTWNDLANAVFAAMNREPSIEYIPMPEAIRDKYQYFTQANMDKLKAAGCTVEMTSLEDGARDYVRNYLDKDDRYLRSR, from the coding sequence ATGTATATTGTCACCGGCGGCGCGGGTTTCATCGGCAGCGCCATGGTCTGGAAGCTCAACACCATGGGCATCGACGACATCCTGGTGGTGGACAACCTGTCCACCAGCGAGAAGTGGAACAATCTCGTGGGCCTGAAATATCAGGACTACCTGCATCGCGATCAGTTCCTCAAGTTCATTCTGGAGGGCGAGGACCCGTTCAAGACCGAGGCGGTCATTCACATGGGCGCCTGTTCCTCCACCACCGAGCGCGACGCGGATTTCCTCATGGAGAACAACTACCGCTACACGCAGTATGTCTGCCGGTTCTGCATGGCCCATGACGCCCGGTTCATCAATGCTTCATCCGCGTCCACCTACGGCGACGGCGAATTCGGTTTCGACGACGACGAGGACGGCATCGACAGGCTGCGTCCCCTGAACATGTACGGCTATTCCAAGCAGCTCTTCGATCTGTGGGCCAAGGACGCGGGCATCCTCGACCGGATCGTCTGCCTCAAATTCTTCAACGTGTTCGGCCCCAACGAATATCATAAGGATGATATGCAGTCGGTCATCTGCAAGGCCCACGCCCAGATTCTGGAGACCGGCAAGCTCAAGCTCTTCAAGTCCTACCGGGACGAATATCCCGACGGCGGGCAGAAACGCGATTTCGTCTACATCAAGGATTGCGTGGACATCATGGCTTGGTTCCTGGAGAACCGCGACAAGGGCGGCATCTTCAACGTCGGGACGGGAACCGCCAGGACCTGGAACGACCTGGCGAATGCGGTGTTCGCCGCCATGAACCGCGAGCCGTCCATCGAGTATATCCCCATGCCCGAGGCCATTCGCGACAAGTATCAGTATTTCACTCAGGCGAACATGGACAAGCTCAAGGCCGCCGGGTGCACAGTTGAGATGACGAGTCTGGAGGATGGGGCCAGGGATTACGTCCGGAATTATCTGGACAAGGACGACCGGTACCTCAGGTCCAGGTAG
- a CDS encoding LPS-assembly protein LptD: MKLNLSRISLAAGVLLVLSLCLPWTIMGKSPDQNRVRKYVPDAPAQAPAGNEWTFSADRVSGDHTSEYVEAFGNVSLSLGDDQLRADFARYYQSTGWVFLKGNIRAHWGGDFLQAEEGEFDLTNMTGWLKNGKLFMAKPHVYVEAERVGKAVGDSYTFKNAKVTSCSGEKPAWSVTTEEGDVALDGRIKLYRSAFRIKDVPVFYWPYMVLPGRGDRQSGFLMPYLSNSDKLGMQVNLPYFWVINDEMDATFYQNFMSKRGYMQGVEFRHTEDASSKGMWRADFMNDSITAAEDAEEWGDYRGDGLTRRNSDRWWVRGKYDGWLGSPQWKIKFDLDVVSDQNYLRDFQDGPNGFNDTREEFLDAFGRDIENKDSLHRLNKAYVSRSWDRFGVVGLAQYDQNLAYRNGNNPSNLNPTTQILPELNAFAFQQSLGAGFEGALDAKYDYFYREYGDSGHRIKLSPELKYPMKSRFLTVIPSVSLDHTAYSLTHRESVGDLEVVGTGGRNDVIDTTKIKDGFQTRTTWTGGFSAFSEMTRTFAVGEAPKADPSLAGTSSWTRLKNSIMPRVDYVYTSNVTGQETLPYFDAYDRLEGKNAVTYSLTSVLDRRRDKVVLSPGTDGEPVARVARDYLDFLLFRVEQSYDIREAQRKDELGRYERRPFSDIMAELKIKPVNFVDFLTRNWFSPYKGDMTQSENSLRFYKDGLGEITVGYDFLQSLDEYKRTRDDSMSILRLGAEWEINEALTLGARYRHDFVDEQDLERTLYLDWAAECYTLHFVYTRKSSDNRFEIGFDLLNF; encoded by the coding sequence TTGAAACTGAATCTTTCGCGTATATCGCTGGCCGCCGGGGTGCTCCTCGTCCTGTCGCTGTGCCTGCCGTGGACGATCATGGGCAAGTCTCCGGACCAGAACAGGGTCCGGAAGTACGTGCCTGACGCTCCCGCGCAGGCTCCCGCCGGCAACGAGTGGACCTTTTCCGCCGACCGGGTGTCGGGCGACCACACCAGCGAATACGTGGAGGCGTTCGGCAACGTTTCCCTGAGCCTGGGCGACGATCAGCTCCGCGCGGACTTCGCGCGCTACTACCAGTCCACCGGCTGGGTTTTTCTCAAAGGCAACATCCGTGCGCATTGGGGCGGCGATTTCCTTCAGGCCGAAGAAGGCGAGTTCGATCTGACCAACATGACCGGCTGGCTCAAGAACGGAAAGCTGTTCATGGCCAAGCCGCACGTTTACGTCGAGGCCGAGCGTGTGGGCAAGGCCGTGGGCGATTCCTATACCTTCAAGAACGCCAAGGTGACATCCTGCTCGGGCGAAAAACCCGCCTGGTCCGTGACCACCGAAGAGGGCGACGTGGCCCTGGACGGCCGCATCAAGCTGTACCGTTCGGCCTTCAGGATTAAGGATGTGCCGGTCTTCTACTGGCCGTATATGGTCCTGCCCGGACGGGGGGACCGCCAGTCCGGATTTCTCATGCCCTACCTGTCCAACTCGGACAAGCTGGGTATGCAGGTCAACCTGCCGTATTTCTGGGTCATCAACGACGAGATGGACGCCACTTTCTACCAGAATTTCATGAGCAAGCGCGGCTACATGCAGGGCGTCGAGTTCCGGCACACCGAGGACGCCTCGTCCAAGGGCATGTGGCGGGCGGATTTCATGAACGACAGCATCACCGCGGCGGAAGATGCGGAGGAGTGGGGGGATTACCGGGGCGACGGCTTGACCCGAAGGAACAGCGACCGCTGGTGGGTGCGCGGCAAATATGACGGTTGGCTGGGCAGTCCCCAGTGGAAGATCAAGTTCGATCTGGACGTGGTTTCGGACCAGAACTACCTGCGCGATTTCCAGGACGGGCCCAACGGATTCAACGATACCCGCGAGGAGTTCCTCGACGCTTTCGGCCGCGACATCGAGAACAAGGATTCTCTGCACCGGCTGAACAAGGCCTATGTCAGCCGCAGCTGGGACCGCTTCGGCGTGGTCGGGCTGGCACAGTACGACCAGAACCTGGCGTATCGGAACGGGAACAACCCGAGCAACCTGAATCCGACCACCCAAATCTTGCCCGAGCTGAACGCGTTCGCCTTCCAGCAGTCGCTGGGGGCCGGATTCGAGGGGGCGCTGGACGCCAAGTACGATTATTTCTATCGGGAATACGGGGATTCGGGCCACCGCATCAAGCTTTCTCCCGAACTCAAGTATCCCATGAAGAGCCGGTTTCTGACGGTCATTCCTTCGGTCTCTCTGGATCACACCGCCTACTCCCTGACTCACCGCGAGTCCGTGGGCGATCTGGAGGTCGTCGGCACCGGCGGCCGGAACGATGTCATCGACACCACCAAGATCAAGGACGGCTTCCAGACCAGGACCACGTGGACCGGCGGCTTCTCGGCCTTTTCCGAGATGACCCGCACCTTCGCCGTGGGCGAGGCCCCCAAGGCCGACCCCAGCCTGGCCGGGACGTCCAGCTGGACCCGGCTGAAGAATTCGATCATGCCCCGCGTGGATTACGTGTACACGTCCAACGTCACCGGCCAGGAGACGCTGCCCTATTTCGACGCCTACGACCGGCTGGAGGGCAAGAACGCGGTGACCTATTCCCTGACCAGCGTCCTCGACCGGCGTCGTGACAAGGTCGTCCTCTCGCCCGGCACGGACGGCGAGCCCGTCGCCAGGGTGGCCCGCGACTATCTCGACTTCCTGCTCTTCCGGGTGGAACAGTCCTACGACATCCGGGAGGCCCAGCGAAAAGACGAACTCGGCCGCTACGAGCGCAGGCCGTTCTCGGACATCATGGCCGAACTCAAGATCAAGCCCGTAAATTTCGTGGACTTCCTGACGCGTAACTGGTTCTCGCCCTACAAGGGGGACATGACGCAGAGCGAAAACTCTCTTCGCTTCTACAAGGACGGCCTGGGCGAGATCACCGTGGGTTACGACTTCCTGCAAAGCCTGGACGAGTACAAGCGCACCCGCGACGACTCCATGTCCATCCTCAGGTTGGGAGCCGAGTGGGAGATCAACGAGGCCCTGACTCTGGGTGCAAGATACCGCCACGACTTCGTGGATGAGCAGGACCTGGAGCGGACCCTGTACCTGGATTGGGCGGCCGAGTGCTACACCCTGCACTTCGTCTACACCCGGAAGTCCAGCGACAACCGCTTCGAAATCGGTTTCGACCTGTTGAACTTCTAA
- the mutL gene encoding DNA mismatch repair endonuclease MutL, producing MTALPEIRVLPPGLKNQIAAGEVVERPASVVKELVENALDAGATRVDVTVEQGGRSLIVVQDNGAGIPAGQLNLAVTRHATSKIRDFRDLSSIGSFGFRGEALPSIASVSRFVMTSRAAGAAEAAFIEVRAGEVAAEGPAALAAGTRVEVRDLFASTPARLKFLKTDSTENRRCQDVLMRASLAHLDTGFSLTVGGREFFRLPPGQALADRLASFWPPSVCESLSPFDCERDGFRARGVAGSPNTAQGRGDRILLYVNGRPVQDKLMLSAVRQAYKGMLLSREYPQMVLFLDLPRDEVDVNVHPAKLEVRFIDERRVFSVIRSGVLQALSGSDEEVASGFPVPESRPDPAVFSGSGSVFRETGPAERSGPAYRSDSFEEAKFSTYKAFKEDRARSLDLPVPPPAPSFSAGRQGGDAPPTAREAGTDALRPASLAAGGYTYLGQIADTYLVLRRGADMFLVDQHAAHERVLLASMRDQRRKGDSQPLALALELPLHPSEAEVLASLREDLRAMGFVIEMDGPAKALVRGIPPTLETGEAREYLRDALAEKARGLDDLWTMMACKTAIKANQPLAVDEALALLETWLETPEREFCPHGRPVVLRWTPSDLEKLFKRK from the coding sequence ATGACCGCATTGCCTGAAATTCGCGTATTGCCTCCGGGGCTCAAGAACCAGATCGCCGCGGGCGAGGTGGTCGAACGTCCCGCCAGCGTCGTCAAGGAATTGGTGGAGAACGCCCTGGACGCCGGGGCTACCCGCGTTGACGTGACCGTCGAGCAGGGGGGGCGCTCCCTTATCGTGGTCCAGGACAACGGGGCGGGCATCCCGGCCGGTCAGCTCAACCTGGCCGTGACCCGGCACGCCACCAGCAAGATTCGCGACTTTCGTGACCTGTCCTCCATCGGCTCCTTCGGGTTCCGGGGCGAGGCCCTGCCCTCCATCGCGTCGGTCTCCCGTTTCGTCATGACCTCCCGAGCCGCCGGGGCCGCCGAAGCCGCCTTCATCGAGGTGCGCGCGGGCGAGGTGGCCGCCGAAGGACCGGCCGCGCTGGCCGCTGGAACCCGGGTGGAAGTCCGCGATCTGTTCGCCTCCACTCCGGCCCGGCTCAAGTTCCTCAAGACCGACTCCACCGAGAATCGGCGTTGCCAGGATGTGCTCATGCGCGCGTCCCTGGCCCACCTCGACACCGGCTTTTCCCTGACCGTGGGGGGACGTGAATTCTTCCGCCTGCCGCCCGGCCAGGCGCTGGCCGATCGCCTCGCCTCCTTCTGGCCCCCGTCCGTCTGCGAGAGCCTCAGTCCCTTCGATTGCGAGCGGGACGGCTTCCGCGCCCGCGGTGTTGCCGGTTCGCCCAACACGGCCCAGGGGCGCGGCGACCGGATTCTGCTCTATGTCAACGGCCGCCCGGTGCAGGACAAGCTCATGCTTTCGGCCGTGCGTCAGGCGTACAAGGGAATGCTCCTGTCTCGGGAATATCCGCAGATGGTCCTTTTCCTCGATCTGCCCCGCGACGAGGTGGACGTAAACGTACATCCGGCCAAGCTCGAAGTGCGTTTCATCGATGAGCGGCGCGTTTTCTCGGTCATCCGTTCGGGCGTGCTTCAGGCCTTGTCCGGCAGCGACGAGGAAGTCGCGTCCGGATTTCCCGTCCCGGAATCGCGTCCTGATCCGGCTGTTTTCTCCGGCTCGGGTTCCGTGTTCCGTGAGACCGGTCCTGCGGAACGTTCCGGCCCCGCTTACCGTTCCGACTCGTTCGAGGAAGCGAAATTTTCCACGTACAAGGCGTTCAAGGAGGACAGGGCGCGTTCCCTGGACCTTCCGGTGCCGCCTCCCGCGCCCTCCTTCTCGGCAGGACGGCAGGGCGGGGACGCCCCGCCCACGGCCCGCGAAGCCGGGACGGACGCCCTGCGGCCCGCATCCCTGGCTGCCGGCGGATACACCTATCTCGGCCAGATCGCCGACACCTACCTGGTCCTGCGCCGGGGGGCCGACATGTTTCTGGTCGATCAGCACGCGGCCCACGAGCGGGTTTTGCTCGCCTCCATGCGCGATCAGCGCAGGAAGGGCGACTCCCAGCCCCTGGCTCTGGCCCTGGAGTTGCCCCTGCATCCCAGTGAGGCCGAGGTCCTGGCCTCCCTGCGCGAGGATTTGCGCGCCATGGGGTTCGTCATCGAGATGGACGGCCCGGCCAAGGCTTTGGTCAGGGGAATTCCCCCGACCCTTGAAACCGGCGAGGCTCGGGAGTATCTCAGGGACGCCCTGGCGGAAAAAGCCAGGGGGCTGGACGACCTGTGGACCATGATGGCCTGCAAGACCGCCATCAAGGCCAATCAGCCGCTGGCCGTGGACGAGGCCCTGGCACTGCTGGAGACCTGGCTTGAGACGCCCGAGCGCGAGTTCTGCCCGCACGGCAGGCCCGTGGTCCTGCGCTGGACGCCTTCCGATCTCGAGAAACTGTTCAAGAGAAAGTGA
- the alr gene encoding alanine racemase, giving the protein MIDYNKLRVRIHLDNLRHNYRLFAEIHDNVIPVIKSDAYGHGLVEVARALEKDGAATFAVGFVHEAAKLRDSGCGKRILALLGPVSDEDIRSLWSHRILTPISHFTQLGRVLAASEELGPLEIGLKFDTGMRRLGFLPEEAGEVAALLKGSRVTPVMATSHLARADEAGREQDVALQARRFRAALDGLAGAGFEVEANLANSAGGMVHDICRLDSMRLGIGLYGCDPLEGRGGEALSGKLMPAMEVSAPVMQVHPLKKGESISYGWTFTAERDSMVAIVGVGYADNYSRSLSNRGEMVIHGRRVPIRGRVCMQMTAVDVTDLMGEGKDVLPGDEAWLLGGPGDNPVTPEDLAEWSGTITYEAFCLLGQNRREYV; this is encoded by the coding sequence ATGATCGACTACAATAAACTGCGCGTGCGCATCCATCTGGATAATCTTCGCCACAACTACCGCCTGTTCGCCGAAATCCACGACAACGTCATCCCGGTCATCAAGTCCGACGCCTACGGCCACGGGCTGGTCGAGGTGGCCCGAGCCCTGGAAAAGGACGGCGCCGCGACTTTCGCCGTGGGCTTCGTCCACGAAGCGGCCAAGCTGCGGGATTCGGGCTGCGGCAAACGCATCCTGGCCCTGCTCGGTCCGGTTTCCGACGAGGACATCCGCTCCCTGTGGAGCCACCGCATCTTGACGCCCATATCCCATTTCACTCAGCTTGGGCGGGTCCTGGCCGCGTCCGAGGAACTCGGTCCCCTGGAGATCGGGCTCAAGTTCGATACCGGTATGCGCCGCCTCGGCTTCCTCCCGGAGGAGGCGGGCGAGGTCGCGGCGCTGCTCAAGGGGAGCAGGGTGACGCCGGTCATGGCCACCTCCCACCTGGCCCGCGCCGACGAAGCAGGCCGCGAGCAGGATGTGGCCCTTCAGGCCCGGCGGTTCAGGGCCGCTCTGGACGGGCTGGCCGGGGCCGGATTCGAGGTGGAGGCCAACCTGGCCAACTCCGCGGGCGGCATGGTCCACGACATCTGCCGCCTGGACTCAATGCGTCTGGGCATCGGCCTGTATGGCTGCGACCCCCTGGAAGGGAGAGGCGGCGAGGCCCTGTCGGGCAAGCTCATGCCCGCCATGGAGGTTTCGGCTCCGGTCATGCAGGTCCACCCGCTGAAAAAGGGCGAATCCATCAGCTACGGCTGGACCTTCACCGCCGAACGCGACTCCATGGTGGCCATCGTCGGCGTGGGCTATGCCGACAACTACAGCCGCTCCCTGTCCAATCGCGGGGAAATGGTCATCCACGGCAGGCGCGTGCCCATCCGGGGCCGGGTTTGTATGCAGATGACCGCGGTTGACGTGACAGACCTTATGGGTGAAGGGAAGGACGTCCTGCCGGGCGACGAGGCGTGGCTTCTGGGCGGTCCCGGAGACAACCCCGTAACTCCCGAGGACCTGGCCGAGTGGAGTGGGACCATCACCTACGAAGCGTTCTGCCTGCTGGGGCAGAACCGGCGCGAATACGTTTAA
- a CDS encoding HAMP domain-containing sensor histidine kinase, which yields MRILLWTWGLLLMAMAVVFFYSTSIVGDELVTEAEIRTRHQIEAIEWLIRDHSLFESEQDFAEWLDALAFKLNSRITYIVNGRVVADSEVPYADLGSLDDHGHRPEVLAALKEGWGVNVRHSDTLSKDMLYVARKFSGLSYMDGGILRMAVPFSHVSSRLDLLRTNLIWLFLGTFALAVILSVVMSHNMGRDIRAFSDLAKSIGEGDYSKRVRAVPGGEFKPLAESINAMAQSIEHNIELIRDQKGQLQAVFDGMREGVLTVDAHGRIESFNNSLDEMFNLPSSTIGRSPIEVIRRYEIQDLVEHVIADPDAGPRSIQIDIMDTRTVEVTAELFLDQNGVRKVILVFYDITEMKRSEKGLKDFVANASHQLRTPLTSIKGYTETLLDMPPDDPESARRFLETVLKNADHMDKVISSMLALAKSEQAGKLLKMTPLSGREHLSRAIDDLAVWASERDITFRTRTPDDEMMVMGETDGLLHVFHNLLNNAVKYSPDGGVITVSAEDDGESIVFCVEDQGPGISREHSTKVFERFYRVDENTIDGSGSAGLGLAICRRIVKNLGGEIWHDGYGEDVRGARFCFRLNKPEETVL from the coding sequence ATGCGGATACTGCTGTGGACCTGGGGACTGCTCCTTATGGCCATGGCCGTGGTCTTTTTTTACTCCACGAGCATCGTGGGCGACGAGTTGGTCACCGAGGCGGAAATCCGTACGCGGCACCAGATCGAGGCCATCGAGTGGCTCATCCGCGACCACTCGTTGTTCGAATCCGAGCAGGATTTCGCCGAGTGGCTGGACGCGCTGGCCTTCAAGCTTAATTCCAGGATCACCTATATCGTGAACGGACGGGTGGTGGCCGATTCGGAGGTGCCTTACGCCGATCTCGGTTCACTGGACGACCACGGGCACCGTCCCGAGGTCCTGGCCGCCCTCAAGGAAGGCTGGGGGGTCAACGTCCGCCACTCCGACACCCTGAGCAAGGACATGCTCTATGTGGCCCGGAAGTTTTCCGGCCTCAGCTACATGGACGGGGGCATTCTGCGCATGGCCGTCCCGTTTTCCCACGTCAGTTCCCGCCTCGACCTGCTGCGCACCAATCTCATCTGGCTCTTCCTGGGCACCTTCGCATTGGCCGTCATCCTGAGCGTGGTCATGTCGCACAACATGGGCCGCGACATCCGGGCCTTTTCCGATCTGGCGAAGTCCATCGGGGAGGGCGACTACTCGAAGAGGGTGCGGGCCGTGCCCGGCGGCGAGTTCAAGCCGCTGGCCGAATCGATCAACGCCATGGCCCAATCCATCGAGCACAACATCGAGCTTATCCGGGACCAGAAGGGGCAGTTGCAGGCCGTGTTCGACGGAATGCGCGAGGGCGTGCTGACCGTGGACGCGCATGGCCGCATCGAGTCCTTCAACAATTCCCTGGACGAGATGTTCAACCTGCCTTCCTCCACCATCGGCCGGTCGCCCATCGAAGTCATCCGGCGCTATGAGATTCAGGACCTGGTGGAACACGTCATCGCCGACCCCGATGCCGGGCCGAGGTCCATCCAGATCGACATCATGGACACGCGCACCGTCGAGGTCACTGCGGAGCTGTTCCTGGACCAGAACGGGGTGCGCAAGGTCATCCTGGTTTTCTACGACATCACCGAAATGAAGCGCAGCGAAAAGGGGCTCAAGGACTTCGTGGCCAATGCCTCCCACCAGCTCCGCACCCCCCTTACCTCCATCAAGGGGTACACCGAAACGCTGCTGGACATGCCCCCGGACGATCCCGAATCCGCCCGCCGGTTCCTGGAGACCGTGCTCAAGAACGCGGATCATATGGACAAGGTCATTTCCAGTATGCTCGCGCTCGCCAAGTCCGAGCAGGCGGGCAAGCTTCTCAAAATGACGCCTCTTTCCGGGCGCGAGCATCTGTCCCGCGCCATCGACGACCTGGCCGTGTGGGCCTCGGAACGCGACATCACCTTCCGCACCCGCACTCCGGACGACGAGATGATGGTCATGGGTGAAACGGACGGGCTCCTGCACGTCTTTCACAATCTGCTCAACAATGCGGTCAAGTACAGCCCCGACGGCGGGGTCATTACGGTCAGCGCGGAAGATGACGGCGAGTCCATCGTTTTTTGCGTCGAGGATCAGGGGCCGGGCATCTCGCGCGAGCACTCCACCAAGGTGTTCGAGCGCTTCTACCGGGTGGACGAGAACACCATAGACGGGTCGGGCAGCGCCGGATTGGGGCTCGCCATATGCCGTCGCATCGTCAAGAACCTGGGCGGCGAGATCTGGCATGACGGCTACGGCGAGGATGTGCGCGGGGCGCGCTTCTGCTTTCGCCTGAACAAACCCGAGGAAACGGTCCTGTAG
- a CDS encoding inorganic phosphate transporter, giving the protein MDIYDLFLYMSVGAGFLMAFNLGANDVANSMASAVGARAITVKQAVFIAGILNFVGAVFLGSHVTATISKGIINPEVIADPKLIMIGMFAALLAAGLWVLVATLTSLPVSSTHSIVGAIMGFGLVAGGPDVVNWLKMGGIVLSWVISPFFAAGIAYFIFTHIRRYILFQHHFIRQAKKWAPIWVAITLSMISLSFLYKTPVGKSLNLHWLVSLSIAGVLALLAWIAARVFVGKIVLDEEEGAEGVERVFRKMQVGTSCYVALSQGANDVANAIGPVAAIYLIAKEHVLLARAEVPWPMLVLGGLGIAVGIALLGHKVMATVGEKITTLTNTRGFAVDFGAASTVLIASNLGLPVSTTHAAVGGVVGVGLARGFSAVDFRVLLRIVAYWVATVPIAALTSIVIFVLLKWLCYG; this is encoded by the coding sequence ATGGATATTTACGATCTGTTCTTATACATGTCCGTGGGGGCCGGTTTCCTCATGGCCTTCAACCTCGGCGCGAACGACGTGGCCAACTCCATGGCCTCGGCGGTCGGGGCCAGGGCCATCACGGTCAAGCAGGCCGTGTTCATCGCGGGCATCCTCAACTTCGTGGGCGCGGTTTTTCTCGGCTCCCACGTCACCGCAACAATCAGCAAGGGGATCATCAACCCTGAGGTCATCGCGGACCCGAAGCTGATAATGATCGGCATGTTCGCCGCGCTCCTTGCGGCGGGCCTATGGGTCCTGGTGGCCACGTTGACCTCGCTGCCGGTATCGTCCACGCACTCCATCGTCGGTGCGATCATGGGCTTCGGGCTGGTGGCGGGCGGCCCGGACGTGGTCAACTGGCTGAAGATGGGCGGCATCGTCCTGTCGTGGGTTATCTCCCCGTTCTTTGCCGCAGGTATCGCCTACTTCATCTTCACGCACATACGACGATACATCCTTTTCCAGCATCACTTCATCCGCCAAGCAAAGAAATGGGCGCCCATCTGGGTGGCCATCACCCTCTCCATGATCTCCCTTTCCTTCCTGTACAAGACGCCGGTCGGCAAATCCCTGAACCTGCATTGGCTGGTATCGCTGAGCATAGCCGGAGTGCTGGCCCTGCTTGCCTGGATAGCGGCCCGGGTCTTCGTGGGCAAGATCGTCCTCGATGAGGAGGAAGGCGCTGAGGGCGTGGAGCGGGTTTTCCGCAAGATGCAGGTGGGCACTTCCTGCTACGTGGCTCTCTCCCAGGGGGCAAACGACGTGGCCAACGCCATCGGTCCGGTGGCCGCCATCTACCTCATCGCCAAGGAGCACGTGCTCCTTGCGCGGGCCGAGGTTCCGTGGCCCATGCTCGTTCTGGGAGGCCTGGGCATCGCGGTGGGCATCGCGTTGCTGGGCCATAAGGTCATGGCCACCGTGGGCGAGAAGATCACCACCCTGACCAACACCCGGGGATTCGCCGTCGACTTCGGCGCGGCCTCCACCGTGTTGATCGCCTCCAATCTCGGTCTGCCCGTATCCACCACCCATGCGGCTGTGGGCGGCGTGGTCGGCGTGGGATTGGCCCGCGGCTTCTCGGCCGTGGATTTCCGGGTGCTGTTGCGCATCGTCGCCTACTGGGTGGCCACAGTCCCGATCGCGGCCCTGACCAGTATAGTAATCTTTGTGCTGCTCAAATGGTTGTGTTACGGCTAG